CTCACGCAGAGGAAGATAAGAAAAAGAAGGAGCTTATAGAGGCCAGAAACCAGGCGGATTCTATGGCTTACAGTGTAGAGAAGAATATCAAGGAGTTCGGAGATAAGGTAGATGCCGCGGAAAAGGCGCGAATCGAGGATGCTATTGTAAAAGTAAAGAAGGCTATCGAAGGGGATGACATCGATGCCATTAAGAGCGCCCAGGAAGAACTGACCAATGCCTCGCACAAACTTGCTGAGGCTATGTATGCCAAAGCCGGGGCTTCGCAGGCAGGGGCAGGTGCAGATACTGGAGCACACGGCGGTCCATCGGCAGAACAGTCTGGCGCCGCTAAGAAGGATGATGATGTAGTTGATGCTGATTTCGAGGAAGTAAAAAAGTAATTCACCAATAACTTTGCATGCCCGGGATTCATTATGATGGATTACCGGGCATTTTTTTATCGACGGAAAGCCTCCTTTCATATAGAATACAAGAAAGAACTATGGATCATCTCCGAGAAAGTTGATAACATCTTCAACATTAGCTGAAAGCTTTCAGCTGAATCCTCGAATCCTATTACAACTACATGGGAGAAGAACCTCATTTGAAAAAATTGTTCATATTGCCGTTAGTATTGATGGCGCTGGTATTGAATACTGGTATACTATTTCCTGTTGATGCGCGTGAGAAAGCAACAGCGAAAGATAAATTAATAACTGAGAGAAAACAGAAGGCGATAGTTCCTAAACCGGTGGATCGTTATGCCATTGGTTGTATTCTTCCCCTTACAGGACGGTATGCTGCTTCCGGCAACAGGGCTCTTGAGGCTATTATCCTCGCCTCGGGTGTGTTTGATCCGGCAGTAAAAAGTCCGTTTAAATTGATAATTGAAGATTCGAAAAGCAAGCCGGAAACTGCCAAGGCGGCTGTAACCAAACTTGCTGTTCAGGACGGGGTACTCTGTATACTCGGTCCCCTCGGCAACACCGAAGCCATTGATGCAGCCAGGGAAGCTCAAAAATTAAAAATCCCTATAATAACCCTTACCCAGAAGGAAAAGATTACCGATATTGGTAATTACGTCTTCCGGAATTACATGACCAATCATATGCAGATCAGGAGACTTGTTACATATGCCATCGGAGATATGGATATAAGCAGATTTGCTGTCCTTTATCCGGACGATCCTTACGGCCGTGAAATGGAAAGGTTATTCAGGGACGAGGTTCTGCGCCAGGGGGGAGAAATCCGGGGAGCCAAGTTTTACGATAAAACACAGACGGATTTTGGTGATGAGATTAAAGCGATAACCCGAATAAAAGGAACTTCTTCAGAAGGAAAAGAATATAGGAATAATAAAGATGAGTACAAACCGGTTATTGACTTCGATGCCCTCTTTATTCCCGATTCCCCTGAAAGGATAAGCATGATCTTACCCCAGTTGGCTTTTCATAATATTCGAGGTATTAAACTGCTGGGTGCAGGCAGCTGGAATTCTCCGGTTCTTTTAAAGACTGGTGGTGAATATCTTGAAGGAGCCATTTTTGTAGACAGTTTTTCTCGGAACAGTTTTTATCCTGAAACCAATGACTTTATTGACATCTTTTATACAAACTATAGCCGGGAGCCGGACGTTATAGAAGCCCTTGTTTATGACGCGACGAACATTATTATAAAAACTATCGAAGATGATGATATCAAGACAAGAGACCAATTCAGAGACGGCATGCTGAGATTGAAGAATTATCGTGGCGTAACGGGAAAGACATCATTTGCAGGAGCGAGAGATGTCCAAAAGGAGGCCTTCGTTTTGATGGTAAAAGATGGACAAGTTATACAGATTAAATAGGCGGTTCATCTCCGAAAAAGTTGCTGCCCTCCCCAACACAAGCTGAAAGCGGTCAGCTGAATCCTTTTTGTAACGTAATGGGAGAATAACAAAATAGGTTAATCATGAGATTCCTTCTTACAAATGATGACGGCATATATGCGAAGGGTTTGAGTGCCCTTTATCAGGAACTTTCAAAGGATGC
This sequence is a window from Deltaproteobacteria bacterium. Protein-coding genes within it:
- a CDS encoding penicillin-binding protein activator, encoding MKKLFILPLVLMALVLNTGILFPVDAREKATAKDKLITERKQKAIVPKPVDRYAIGCILPLTGRYAASGNRALEAIILASGVFDPAVKSPFKLIIEDSKSKPETAKAAVTKLAVQDGVLCILGPLGNTEAIDAAREAQKLKIPIITLTQKEKITDIGNYVFRNYMTNHMQIRRLVTYAIGDMDISRFAVLYPDDPYGREMERLFRDEVLRQGGEIRGAKFYDKTQTDFGDEIKAITRIKGTSSEGKEYRNNKDEYKPVIDFDALFIPDSPERISMILPQLAFHNIRGIKLLGAGSWNSPVLLKTGGEYLEGAIFVDSFSRNSFYPETNDFIDIFYTNYSREPDVIEALVYDATNIIIKTIEDDDIKTRDQFRDGMLRLKNYRGVTGKTSFAGARDVQKEAFVLMVKDGQVIQIK